Proteins from a genomic interval of Gossypium hirsutum isolate 1008001.06 chromosome A09, Gossypium_hirsutum_v2.1, whole genome shotgun sequence:
- the LOC107896463 gene encoding BICD family-like cargo adapter 2, with product MVQIIGLKAEMDYLRPQSSEIDVMKQELDSLHSQKTELELLIENKSKETSQHLIQVKTLKEELARKSGIEQVMAEEKEGLQMQVMELESEVDVLRKQKHKLEDDERSNICKINQLREETSHLNGRILELEGLFRRRDLEISAIQEEYKSKRINKTAQTMTLTAEVELMQQKVEFMMMEKSELELRTADQKRIMKERQENTNNSMESNSKLARRLSTGTTFNINVLERKMEDLAQEFQILYQRIMVAEKGTL from the coding sequence ATGGTACAGATCATTGGTCTGAAGGCAGAGATGGACTATTTACGTCCCCAAAGTTCCGAGATAGATGTAATGAAGCAGGAATTGGATTCCCTACACAGCCAGAAAACCGAGTTGGAACTTTTGATTGAGAATAAATCTAAAGAAACTTCCCAGCATTTGATTCAAGTGAAAACCCTGAAAGAAGAATTAGCTAGAAAGAGTGGTATTGAGCAGGTAATGGCAGAAGAAAAAGAAGGGTTACAGATGCAGGTGATGGAGTTGGAATCCGAGGTGGACGTTCTTCGCAAGCAGAAACATAAATTAGAAGATGACGAGCGGAGTAATATTTGCAAAATCAATCAACTGAGAGAGGAAACGAGTCATCTAAATGGTAGAATTCTAGAATTGGAAGGACTATTTCGGCGAAGAGACCTCGAGATTTCTGCTATTCAGGAGGAGTACAAAAGTAAACGGATTAACAAAACCGCGCAGACTATGACCTTGACTGCGGAGGTTGAACTTATGCAACAGAAGGTGGAGTTCATGATGATGGAGAAAAGCGAGTTGGAGTTGCGGACTGCTGATCAGAAGAGAATTATGAAAGAAAGACAGGAAAACACTAACAATTCCATGGAGTCGAACTCGAAGCTTGCCAGACGATTATCGACAGGAACCACTTTTAATATCAATGTGTTGGAAAGAAAGATGGAGGATTTAGCACAAGAGTTCCAGATTTTGTACCAGAGGATCATGGTTGCTGAAAAAGGTACATTATGA